A section of the Hevea brasiliensis isolate MT/VB/25A 57/8 chromosome 17, ASM3005281v1, whole genome shotgun sequence genome encodes:
- the LOC110671198 gene encoding uncharacterized protein LOC110671198 isoform X2, whose translation MSLHFKFFPLSLPYPNPNVVRPCLSPRLRYHCPQALQILCAAKRTGKQRYPSEKKKLKLKRKEAISDVSNKFEGIWRLSNLAVSVQNDPGMDFLGVSDGLLQEIAKTIKFPVASMLPAEAFTVIRKSFDARKMLKEPRFVYTVDMDASQLISLEPRTQDFISDLEPRVGFVEYRPQERVSGDLLSIIRNSKSVDKQRSSAKGGYSICASSVDTNKNPTIRKLKIAVVGGGPSGLFATLVLAELGADVTLIERGQSVERRGRDIGALMVRRILESESNFCFGEGGAGTWSDGKLVTRIGRNSDSVLAVMKTLVHFGAPKNILIDGKPHLGTDRLIPLLRNFRQHLQRLGVSIKFGTRVDDLMIENGHVVGIKVSDSNERLQHGGQKLGYDAVLLAVGHSARDIYQMLLSHNFHLVPKDFAVGLRIEHPQELINSIQYSGLAAEVHCGRGKVPVADYKIASYVNGEDVDTSSNLEPKIRSCYSFCMCPGGQVVLTSTDPSELCINGMSFSRRASKWANAALVVNVSTKDFEALNFHGPLAGVEFQREFERRAAIMGGGNFVVPAQTVTDFLENKLSVKYLPPSSYRLGVVAANLHELFPAQITDALQYSIPMFDQEVLISLQL comes from the exons ATGTCGCTTCATTTTAAATTCTTCCCTCTCTCTCTTCCCTATCCAAACCCCAACGTAGTTCGCCCCTGTCTCTCCCCGAGACTCCGCTATCACTGTCCCCAGGCGCTCCAAATCCTCTGCGCCGCGAAGCGAACCGGGAAGCAGAGGTACCCATCCGAGAAAAAGAAGCTCAAATTGAAGCGTAAAGAAGCAATCTCGGATGTCAGTAACAAGTTTGAAGGAATCTGGAGGCTTTCGAATCTCGCTGTTTCGGTCCAAAACGACCCCGGCATGGACTTTCTCGGCGTCTCCGACGGGTTGCTTCAAGAGATTGCCAAAACAATAAAGTTCCCG GTTGCGTCTATGCTTCCAGCAGAAGCATTTACTGTTATTAGGAAATCTTTCGATGCCAGGAAG ATGTTAAAGGAACCCAGATTTGTGTATACTGTGGATATGGATGCCAGTCAACTTATAAGTCTAGAGCCTCGTACTCAGGATTTCATTTCTGATTTAGAGCCTAGAGTTGGATTTGTAGAATATAGACCTCAAGAAAGAGTTTCAGGTGATTTGCTCAGTATAATACGCAATTCTAAAAGTGTTGATAAGCAAAGGTCATCAGCAAAGGGTGGATATAGCATTTGTGCAAGCTCTGTAGACACAAACAAGAACCCAACGATCAGAAAGCTGAAAATTGCAGTTGTAGGGGGTGGTCCGTCTGGGTTGTTTGCAACTCTTGTTCTTGCAGAACTTGGTGCAGATGTTACCTTAATAGAAAGAGGTCAATCAGTTGAACGAAGGGGGCGAGACATTGGTGCTTTGATGGTTCGACGAATTTTAGAATCAGAAAGCAACTTTTGCTTTGGGGAG GGTGGTGCAGGTACTTGGAGTGATGGAAAGCTAGTAACTAGAATTGGAAGGAACAGTGACAGTGTTTTGGCT GTTATGAAAACTTTAGTTCACTTTGGTGctccaaaaaatattttaatagatGGGAAGCCTCATCTGGGAACAGATAGGTTGATTCCATTGCTCCGCAACTTTCGGCAGCATCTACAAAGGCTGGGT GTTTCTATAAAGTTTGGCACAAGGGTAGATGATTTAATGATAGAGAATGGACATGTTGTTGGGATAAAAGTTTCTGATTCAAATGAAAGATTGCAGCATGGAGGCCAGAAGTTGGGATATGATGCAGTACTTCTGGCAGTGGGGCATTCTGCACGTGATATATATCAAATGCTTCTTTCTCATAATTTTCACTTGGTCCCAAAAGATTTTGCT GTTGGATTGCGCATTGAACATCCTCAAGAGCTAATAAACAGCATACAG TATTCTGGCTTGGCTGCTGAGGTTCATTGTGGACGTGGGAAAGTACCTGTAGCGGATTACAAGATTGCTAGTTATGTTAATGGAGAAGATGTGGACACATCTTCAAATTTAGAGCCCAAAATTCGTAGTTGCTATTCCTTCTGTATGTGTCCTGGGGGACAG GTTGTTCTTACCAGTACAGACCCATCAGAACTCTGCATCAATGGCATGTCATTTTCTCGCCGTGCCTCTAAGTGGGCAAATGCTGCACTTGTTGTCAATGTCTCAACAAAGGATTTTGAGGCATTGAACTTCCATGGGCCACTTGCAGGAGTTGAATTCCAG AGGGAATTTGAACGAAGAGCAGCTATAATGGGAGGTGGAAACTTTGTGGTTCCTGCACAGACAGTTACTGATTTTCTGGAAAACAAGTTATCAG TAAAATATTTGCCACCATCAAGCTATCGGTTAGGAGTAGTGGCAGCAAATCTTCATGAGTTGTTTCCCGCTCAAATAACAGATGCTTTGCAGTATTCAATCCCAATGTTTGACCAAGAGGTCTTAATTTCTCTTCAATTATG A
- the LOC110671198 gene encoding uncharacterized protein LOC110671198 isoform X1, giving the protein MSLHFKFFPLSLPYPNPNVVRPCLSPRLRYHCPQALQILCAAKRTGKQRYPSEKKKLKLKRKEAISDVSNKFEGIWRLSNLAVSVQNDPGMDFLGVSDGLLQEIAKTIKFPVASMLPAEAFTVIRKSFDARKMLKEPRFVYTVDMDASQLISLEPRTQDFISDLEPRVGFVEYRPQERVSGDLLSIIRNSKSVDKQRSSAKGGYSICASSVDTNKNPTIRKLKIAVVGGGPSGLFATLVLAELGADVTLIERGQSVERRGRDIGALMVRRILESESNFCFGEGGAGTWSDGKLVTRIGRNSDSVLAVMKTLVHFGAPKNILIDGKPHLGTDRLIPLLRNFRQHLQRLGVSIKFGTRVDDLMIENGHVVGIKVSDSNERLQHGGQKLGYDAVLLAVGHSARDIYQMLLSHNFHLVPKDFAVGLRIEHPQELINSIQYSGLAAEVHCGRGKVPVADYKIASYVNGEDVDTSSNLEPKIRSCYSFCMCPGGQVVLTSTDPSELCINGMSFSRRASKWANAALVVNVSTKDFEALNFHGPLAGVEFQREFERRAAIMGGGNFVVPAQTVTDFLENKLSVKYLPPSSYRLGVVAANLHELFPAQITDALQYSIPMFDQELPGFISNKALLHGVETRTSSPVQIPRNSETYESISFKGLYPIGEGAGYAGGIVSAAVDGVHAGFAVAKNFDLFHNDIELILGKAQSVGFVKY; this is encoded by the exons ATGTCGCTTCATTTTAAATTCTTCCCTCTCTCTCTTCCCTATCCAAACCCCAACGTAGTTCGCCCCTGTCTCTCCCCGAGACTCCGCTATCACTGTCCCCAGGCGCTCCAAATCCTCTGCGCCGCGAAGCGAACCGGGAAGCAGAGGTACCCATCCGAGAAAAAGAAGCTCAAATTGAAGCGTAAAGAAGCAATCTCGGATGTCAGTAACAAGTTTGAAGGAATCTGGAGGCTTTCGAATCTCGCTGTTTCGGTCCAAAACGACCCCGGCATGGACTTTCTCGGCGTCTCCGACGGGTTGCTTCAAGAGATTGCCAAAACAATAAAGTTCCCG GTTGCGTCTATGCTTCCAGCAGAAGCATTTACTGTTATTAGGAAATCTTTCGATGCCAGGAAG ATGTTAAAGGAACCCAGATTTGTGTATACTGTGGATATGGATGCCAGTCAACTTATAAGTCTAGAGCCTCGTACTCAGGATTTCATTTCTGATTTAGAGCCTAGAGTTGGATTTGTAGAATATAGACCTCAAGAAAGAGTTTCAGGTGATTTGCTCAGTATAATACGCAATTCTAAAAGTGTTGATAAGCAAAGGTCATCAGCAAAGGGTGGATATAGCATTTGTGCAAGCTCTGTAGACACAAACAAGAACCCAACGATCAGAAAGCTGAAAATTGCAGTTGTAGGGGGTGGTCCGTCTGGGTTGTTTGCAACTCTTGTTCTTGCAGAACTTGGTGCAGATGTTACCTTAATAGAAAGAGGTCAATCAGTTGAACGAAGGGGGCGAGACATTGGTGCTTTGATGGTTCGACGAATTTTAGAATCAGAAAGCAACTTTTGCTTTGGGGAG GGTGGTGCAGGTACTTGGAGTGATGGAAAGCTAGTAACTAGAATTGGAAGGAACAGTGACAGTGTTTTGGCT GTTATGAAAACTTTAGTTCACTTTGGTGctccaaaaaatattttaatagatGGGAAGCCTCATCTGGGAACAGATAGGTTGATTCCATTGCTCCGCAACTTTCGGCAGCATCTACAAAGGCTGGGT GTTTCTATAAAGTTTGGCACAAGGGTAGATGATTTAATGATAGAGAATGGACATGTTGTTGGGATAAAAGTTTCTGATTCAAATGAAAGATTGCAGCATGGAGGCCAGAAGTTGGGATATGATGCAGTACTTCTGGCAGTGGGGCATTCTGCACGTGATATATATCAAATGCTTCTTTCTCATAATTTTCACTTGGTCCCAAAAGATTTTGCT GTTGGATTGCGCATTGAACATCCTCAAGAGCTAATAAACAGCATACAG TATTCTGGCTTGGCTGCTGAGGTTCATTGTGGACGTGGGAAAGTACCTGTAGCGGATTACAAGATTGCTAGTTATGTTAATGGAGAAGATGTGGACACATCTTCAAATTTAGAGCCCAAAATTCGTAGTTGCTATTCCTTCTGTATGTGTCCTGGGGGACAG GTTGTTCTTACCAGTACAGACCCATCAGAACTCTGCATCAATGGCATGTCATTTTCTCGCCGTGCCTCTAAGTGGGCAAATGCTGCACTTGTTGTCAATGTCTCAACAAAGGATTTTGAGGCATTGAACTTCCATGGGCCACTTGCAGGAGTTGAATTCCAG AGGGAATTTGAACGAAGAGCAGCTATAATGGGAGGTGGAAACTTTGTGGTTCCTGCACAGACAGTTACTGATTTTCTGGAAAACAAGTTATCAG TAAAATATTTGCCACCATCAAGCTATCGGTTAGGAGTAGTGGCAGCAAATCTTCATGAGTTGTTTCCCGCTCAAATAACAGATGCTTTGCAGTATTCAATCCCAATGTTTGACCAAGAG ttaccaGGATTTATCTCTAATAAGGCCCTTCTTCACGGGGTAGAG ACTAGAACCAGCTCTCCTGTTCAGATTCCTAGGAATAGTGAGACTTATGAGAGCATATCTTTTAAAGGGCTCTACCCAATTGGTGAAGGAGCAGGTTATGCAGGTGGGATTGTAAGCGCAGCAGTTGATGGCGTGCATGCAGGATTTGCTGTGGCAAAAAATTTTGATCTGTTTCACAACGACATAGAGTTGATTTTGGGGAAGGCTCagagtgttggatttgtgaagtacTAG
- the LOC110671198 gene encoding uncharacterized protein LOC110671198 isoform X3, whose translation MSLHFKFFPLSLPYPNPNVVRPCLSPRLRYHCPQALQILCAAKRTGKQRYPSEKKKLKLKRKEAISDVSNKFEGIWRLSNLAVSVQNDPGMDFLGVSDGLLQEIAKTIKFPVASMLPAEAFTVIRKSFDARKMLKEPRFVYTVDMDASQLISLEPRTQDFISDLEPRVGFVEYRPQERVSGDLLSIIRNSKSVDKQRSSAKGGYSICASSVDTNKNPTIRKLKIAVVGGGPSGLFATLVLAELGADVTLIERGQSVERRGRDIGALMVRRILESESNFCFGEGGAGTWSDGKLVTRIGRNSDSVLAVMKTLVHFGAPKNILIDGKPHLGTDRLIPLLRNFRQHLQRLGVSIKFGTRVDDLMIENGHVVGIKVSDSNERLQHGGQKLGYDAVLLAVGHSARDIYQMLLSHNFHLVPKDFAVGLRIEHPQELINSIQYSGLAAEVHCGRGKVPVADYKIASYVNGEDVDTSSNLEPKIRSCYSFCMCPGGQVVLTSTDPSELCINGMSFSRRASKWANAALVVNVSTKDFEALNFHGPLAGVEFQREFERRAAIMGGGNFVVPAQTVTDFLENKLSD comes from the exons ATGTCGCTTCATTTTAAATTCTTCCCTCTCTCTCTTCCCTATCCAAACCCCAACGTAGTTCGCCCCTGTCTCTCCCCGAGACTCCGCTATCACTGTCCCCAGGCGCTCCAAATCCTCTGCGCCGCGAAGCGAACCGGGAAGCAGAGGTACCCATCCGAGAAAAAGAAGCTCAAATTGAAGCGTAAAGAAGCAATCTCGGATGTCAGTAACAAGTTTGAAGGAATCTGGAGGCTTTCGAATCTCGCTGTTTCGGTCCAAAACGACCCCGGCATGGACTTTCTCGGCGTCTCCGACGGGTTGCTTCAAGAGATTGCCAAAACAATAAAGTTCCCG GTTGCGTCTATGCTTCCAGCAGAAGCATTTACTGTTATTAGGAAATCTTTCGATGCCAGGAAG ATGTTAAAGGAACCCAGATTTGTGTATACTGTGGATATGGATGCCAGTCAACTTATAAGTCTAGAGCCTCGTACTCAGGATTTCATTTCTGATTTAGAGCCTAGAGTTGGATTTGTAGAATATAGACCTCAAGAAAGAGTTTCAGGTGATTTGCTCAGTATAATACGCAATTCTAAAAGTGTTGATAAGCAAAGGTCATCAGCAAAGGGTGGATATAGCATTTGTGCAAGCTCTGTAGACACAAACAAGAACCCAACGATCAGAAAGCTGAAAATTGCAGTTGTAGGGGGTGGTCCGTCTGGGTTGTTTGCAACTCTTGTTCTTGCAGAACTTGGTGCAGATGTTACCTTAATAGAAAGAGGTCAATCAGTTGAACGAAGGGGGCGAGACATTGGTGCTTTGATGGTTCGACGAATTTTAGAATCAGAAAGCAACTTTTGCTTTGGGGAG GGTGGTGCAGGTACTTGGAGTGATGGAAAGCTAGTAACTAGAATTGGAAGGAACAGTGACAGTGTTTTGGCT GTTATGAAAACTTTAGTTCACTTTGGTGctccaaaaaatattttaatagatGGGAAGCCTCATCTGGGAACAGATAGGTTGATTCCATTGCTCCGCAACTTTCGGCAGCATCTACAAAGGCTGGGT GTTTCTATAAAGTTTGGCACAAGGGTAGATGATTTAATGATAGAGAATGGACATGTTGTTGGGATAAAAGTTTCTGATTCAAATGAAAGATTGCAGCATGGAGGCCAGAAGTTGGGATATGATGCAGTACTTCTGGCAGTGGGGCATTCTGCACGTGATATATATCAAATGCTTCTTTCTCATAATTTTCACTTGGTCCCAAAAGATTTTGCT GTTGGATTGCGCATTGAACATCCTCAAGAGCTAATAAACAGCATACAG TATTCTGGCTTGGCTGCTGAGGTTCATTGTGGACGTGGGAAAGTACCTGTAGCGGATTACAAGATTGCTAGTTATGTTAATGGAGAAGATGTGGACACATCTTCAAATTTAGAGCCCAAAATTCGTAGTTGCTATTCCTTCTGTATGTGTCCTGGGGGACAG GTTGTTCTTACCAGTACAGACCCATCAGAACTCTGCATCAATGGCATGTCATTTTCTCGCCGTGCCTCTAAGTGGGCAAATGCTGCACTTGTTGTCAATGTCTCAACAAAGGATTTTGAGGCATTGAACTTCCATGGGCCACTTGCAGGAGTTGAATTCCAG AGGGAATTTGAACGAAGAGCAGCTATAATGGGAGGTGGAAACTTTGTGGTTCCTGCACAGACAGTTACTGATTTTCTGGAAAACAAGTTATCAG ACTAG